In Nymphaea colorata isolate Beijing-Zhang1983 chromosome 13, ASM883128v2, whole genome shotgun sequence, one DNA window encodes the following:
- the LOC116267209 gene encoding trans-resveratrol di-O-methyltransferase-like, translating into MEEKNVQERPVDQQMAEAHLETLSCSYQKSYSLKAAIKLGIADIIHGHGQPLTASQLATEIPINSSADASCLDRLMRLLVHAGVFAEEKKKTGTGEVLYALTPVSRLLLREGQHNLSALTMLSLHPLIVSTWDNLAAWLQSGEGNWHRTAFEAKHGEPLWVKASLDPKINKLFNEAMSSMCKLFMGCMVERCGEVFKEVSSLVDVGGGNGTVASIIADAFPHIKCMVLDLPHVVAASPPQPNVVAIGGDMFESVPPADAVLIKGVMHDWDDESCVKILMRCKEAIPKLGGKVIVVEIVKKKWPQQVFNELQLVLDLHMMVMNNGKERNEEEWKKLFIDAGFSSYKIVTSVGIHSLIEVFP; encoded by the exons ATGGAAGAAAAGAATGTCCAAGAGAGGCCTGTGGATCAGCAGATGGCAGAAGCTCATCTTGAGACCCTTTCGTGCTCGTACCAGAAATCCTACTCCCTCAAGGCGGCCATTAAGCTCGGCATAGCAGACATCATCCACGGCCATGGGCAGCCGCTCACTGCTTCCCAATTGGCCACCGAGATCCCCATCAACTCCTCCGCAGATGCGTCATGCCTCGATCGCCTAATGCGTCTACTGGTGCATGCTGGTGTCTTTgctgaagagaaaaaaaaaaccggcACAGGTGAAGTGCTGTATGCATTGACGCCAGTGTCAAGGCTGTTGCTAAGGGAGGGCCAGCATAATCTGTCAGCGCTTACCATGCTGAGCCTCCATCCCTTGATTGTCTCTACGTGGGACAATTTGGCAGCTTGGTTGCAATCAGGGGAGGGTAATTGGCACCGTACTGCCTTTGAGGCTAAACACGGGGAACCATTATGGGTCAAGGCGAGCCTTGATCCTAAGATCAACAAGCTGTTCAATGAGGCCATGTCTAGTATGTGCAAGCTGTTCATGGGTTGCATGGTTGAAAGGTGTGGTGAAGTTTTCAAGGAAGTGAGCTCACTTGTGGATGTTGGGGGTGGGAATGGGACTGTGGCCTCCATCATAGCCGATGCTTTCCCTCACATCAAGTGCATGGTGTTGGACCTACCCCATGTTGTGGCTGCATCACCACCACAGCCAAATGTTGTTGCGATTGGAGGTGATATGTTTGAGTCAGTGCCACCAGCTGATGCAGTCCTTATTAAG GGAGTAATGCATGATTGGGATGATGAATCGTGCGTGAAGATACTGATGAGGTGCAAGGAGGCCATTCCAAAACTAGGAGGGAAGGTGATCGTTGTGGAGATAGTGAAGAAGAAATGGCCTCAACAAGTGTTCAATGAACTGCAACTGGTCCTCGATCTCCATATGATGGTAATGAACAATGGAAAGGAACGCAACGAAGAGGAGTGGAAGAAGTTGTTTATTGATGCTGGCTTCTCCAGCTATAAAATAGTTACTAGCGTCGGCATCCACTCTCTTATAGAGGTCTTCCCTTAG